A window from Salvia miltiorrhiza cultivar Shanhuang (shh) chromosome 2, IMPLAD_Smil_shh, whole genome shotgun sequence encodes these proteins:
- the LOC131007771 gene encoding wall-associated receptor kinase-like 9 isoform X2, whose amino-acid sequence MLPLQLISIFLLVSPLFSAAPIAKLGCLDRCGDLPIPYPFGVGSDCFLDSYFNIDCNTSTHPPKAYLSIINKQVIEINQTYIRLLNPYMISACYGLSVNDQHSLSVNLSGTPYTFSYENVLTAIGCDDMVLRSNGSSVFGGCSAFCADKNDTGGVGYCPYHGCCQDNMFEG is encoded by the coding sequence ATGCTGCCTCTGCAACTAATCTCTATCTTCCTACTTGTCTCACCACTATTCTCCGCCGCTCCAATTGCCAAGCTCGGATGCCTGGATCGCTGCGGGGATTTACCCATTCCATATCCATTTGGAGTCGGGTCAGATTGCTTCCTCGACTCGTATTTTAACATCGACTGCAATACTTCCACTCACCCTCCAAAAGCTTACCTCTCAATTATCAATAAACAAGTGATTGAAATCAATCAAACTTATATTCGTCTCTTAAACCCCTACATGATTTCAGCTTGCTATGGTTTGTCAGTAAATGATCAACATAGTTTGAGTGTGAACTTGTCCGGAACTCCCTATACGTTTTCGTATGAAAACGTGCTCACCGCCATCGGCTGCGATGATATGGTGCTGCGATCCAACGGAAGTTCCGTCTTTGGAGGCTGCTCGGCGTTTTGTGCCGACAAGAATGATACAGGCGGCGTCGGGTACTGCCCATATCATGGTTGTTGCCAGGACAACATGTTTGAAG